The following are encoded together in the Actinomycetota bacterium genome:
- the pdxS gene encoding pyridoxal 5'-phosphate synthase lyase subunit PdxS, giving the protein MDNNELTGTLRVKTGLAEMLKGGVIMDVVNAEQARIAEDAGAVAVMALERVPADIRAAGGVARMADPTIVEEIVATVSIPVMAKCRIGHFVEAQVLQSLGVDFIDESEVLTPADDRYHVDKQAFTVPFVCGAKDLGEALRRISEGAAMIRTKGEPGTGNIIEAVRHMRTMTDGIAYLMGLRKEQLYDAAKQLGASVDLVRWVAEHKKLPVVNFSAGGIATPADAALMMQLGCDGVFVGSGIFKSGDPSKRAKAIVEATTHFEDADLIARVSRDLGEAMVGINISDIPEAERMQERGW; this is encoded by the coding sequence ATGGACAACAATGAATTGACCGGTACGCTTCGTGTCAAGACGGGTCTTGCCGAGATGCTCAAGGGCGGCGTCATCATGGATGTCGTCAATGCCGAGCAAGCCAGAATCGCCGAAGACGCTGGAGCGGTTGCGGTAATGGCGCTCGAAAGGGTTCCCGCCGATATTCGTGCGGCCGGTGGTGTTGCGCGTATGGCCGATCCGACAATTGTCGAAGAGATAGTTGCTACCGTTTCCATTCCGGTTATGGCCAAGTGCCGCATCGGCCACTTCGTTGAGGCTCAGGTGCTTCAGTCGCTGGGAGTGGACTTCATCGATGAGTCCGAGGTGCTGACTCCCGCTGATGACAGATACCATGTGGACAAGCAAGCTTTCACTGTGCCGTTTGTTTGCGGCGCGAAGGATCTTGGAGAGGCATTGCGCCGTATCTCCGAGGGTGCGGCCATGATCCGGACAAAAGGGGAGCCCGGAACCGGCAACATAATCGAGGCGGTTCGGCATATGAGAACGATGACCGACGGGATCGCATACCTGATGGGCCTGCGCAAGGAGCAGCTCTACGATGCCGCCAAACAGCTCGGCGCATCGGTTGATCTGGTACGTTGGGTCGCCGAGCACAAAAAACTCCCCGTGGTCAACTTCTCGGCGGGTGGTATCGCGACCCCGGCTGACGCCGCCCTGATGATGCAACTGGGCTGTGACGGAGTCTTTGTCGGCAGCGGGATTTTCAAGAGCGGAGATCCCTCCAAGCGGGCAAAGGCCATAGTCGAGGCCACTACACACTTTGAAGACGCCGATCTCATCGCCAGGGTTTCAAGAGACCTGGGAGAGGCCATGGTCGGCATCAATATCTCCGATATTCCTGAAGCCGAGAGAATGCAAGAGCGTGGCTGGTAG
- the pdxT gene encoding pyridoxal 5'-phosphate synthase glutaminase subunit PdxT has translation MAGRPRVGVLALQGAFREHITMLEALGAEATPIRLPDQLVGLAGLVIPGGESTAISKLMDSYGFFEATVQHHLGEIAIWGTCAGTILVARDVLDATEGQRTLGLMDVSVRRNAFGRQVDSFEADLHIRAGIGRYRGVFIRAPWIESVGKGVEILAEHSGHIVAARQGRMLATVFHPELTGDTRVHRYFLEQVVGS, from the coding sequence GTGGCTGGTAGACCTCGCGTAGGAGTACTTGCCCTGCAAGGAGCGTTCAGAGAGCATATAACGATGCTGGAGGCACTGGGCGCCGAGGCCACTCCCATCCGGCTTCCCGATCAGCTTGTCGGTCTTGCGGGTCTTGTCATCCCCGGTGGCGAGTCCACGGCGATTTCCAAGTTGATGGATTCATATGGGTTTTTCGAGGCGACAGTGCAGCACCATCTTGGCGAAATCGCTATTTGGGGTACGTGCGCCGGTACCATATTGGTTGCCAGGGATGTTCTTGATGCCACAGAAGGCCAGCGCACTTTGGGCCTTATGGATGTCTCGGTAAGGCGTAACGCCTTCGGTCGTCAAGTGGACTCGTTCGAGGCCGATCTGCACATCCGCGCCGGTATCGGAAGATATCGCGGAGTTTTTATTCGGGCTCCCTGGATTGAAAGCGTCGGAAAGGGCGTGGAGATTCTCGCCGAGCACTCCGGGCATATAGTAGCTGCAAGGCAAGGCAGAATGCTTGCGACAGTCTTTCATCCGGAGCTCACTGGTGATACCAGGGTGCACAGGTATTTCCTTGAGCAAGTGGTCGGGAGCTGA
- a CDS encoding YebC/PmpR family DNA-binding transcriptional regulator, protein MAGHSKWATTKHRKAAQDKKRAALFSKLARNIYVAAKSGGDPSPENNASLAAAIAKAKSYSLPKDKIESAIAKAFSSSEGVDFEEVIYEGYGPAGVPIYVEALTDNRNRTAADIRRIFSRSGGNLGSSGSVAFQFDRKGQIAVDQTGFTEDDMLLLVAEAGGQDLMPGEDQWLVMTEAVDLAPVKRSLEEQGVAVIGAELVMEPVTEVALDIADVIKVLRLVDALEELDDVQNVFHAMELTDEIAAALE, encoded by the coding sequence GTGGCCGGTCACTCAAAGTGGGCGACTACCAAGCACAGGAAGGCCGCCCAGGACAAAAAACGAGCCGCGCTCTTTAGTAAGCTGGCTCGAAATATTTATGTGGCGGCAAAAAGCGGCGGTGATCCTAGTCCGGAGAACAACGCATCTCTTGCTGCCGCAATAGCCAAGGCCAAGAGCTACTCGCTTCCCAAAGACAAGATCGAATCCGCCATCGCGAAGGCATTTAGCTCTTCGGAAGGCGTTGACTTCGAGGAGGTCATCTACGAGGGGTATGGCCCGGCGGGCGTGCCGATCTACGTCGAGGCGCTTACAGACAATAGAAATCGCACGGCCGCAGATATTCGCAGGATCTTTTCGCGCTCCGGGGGAAACCTTGGCTCGAGCGGGTCGGTTGCGTTTCAGTTCGATCGGAAGGGTCAAATAGCTGTCGACCAGACGGGTTTTACCGAGGACGACATGCTCTTGCTGGTGGCCGAAGCTGGTGGACAAGATTTGATGCCGGGAGAGGATCAGTGGCTGGTCATGACCGAGGCTGTCGATCTTGCCCCCGTTAAGCGGTCGCTGGAGGAGCAGGGCGTTGCCGTTATCGGCGCCGAGCTGGTCATGGAGCCGGTAACTGAGGTCGCTCTCGATATCGCTGATGTAATCAAAGTATTGCGACTGGTAGACGCCTTGGAAGAGCTGGACGATGTACAAAACGTATTTCATGCCATGGAGCTGACAGACGAGATCGCCGCAGCGCTTGAGTGA
- the ruvC gene encoding crossover junction endodeoxyribonuclease RuvC, translating into MRSVIVGIDPGLANTGWGVVEVRGSRLRCLAYGCVTTDSQTPLAERLTAIHEELLAVVSRYSPSEAAVENVYFGANAKSAFATGQARGVAILALANAGGLLGEYSPAQIKHAVVGEGAADKCQVAYMVKEILGLDAVPHPDHAADALAVAICHSSACRSLAYGQVAI; encoded by the coding sequence ATGCGATCGGTGATCGTGGGCATAGATCCTGGATTGGCCAACACCGGCTGGGGTGTAGTAGAGGTCCGGGGTTCTCGGCTACGTTGCCTGGCATACGGATGCGTAACCACCGACAGCCAAACTCCGCTTGCAGAGCGACTCACCGCAATACATGAGGAGCTTTTAGCCGTGGTGAGCCGTTACTCTCCGAGTGAAGCAGCGGTTGAAAACGTGTATTTCGGCGCCAACGCCAAGTCAGCGTTTGCGACAGGGCAGGCCAGGGGTGTTGCGATTCTTGCGCTTGCCAATGCGGGAGGGCTCCTCGGCGAATACAGTCCTGCTCAGATCAAGCACGCGGTAGTTGGCGAAGGAGCCGCCGATAAGTGCCAGGTGGCATATATGGTCAAGGAGATTTTGGGGCTTGACGCCGTGCCTCATCCGGACCACGCCGCCGACGCGCTTGCTGTTGCAATCTGCCATTCGAGTGCCTGCAGGTCGCTGGCGTATGGGCAGGTGGCGATTTGA
- the ruvA gene encoding Holliday junction branch migration protein RuvA — protein MIAFLVGRIIEKSSVHVVLDVGGVGYRLMMPTTSIEAMSPLDHEARLHTYLHLRAEEISLFGFVSAQEKMLFEKLIGVSGVGPKVALSVLSSFSFDMLVGAIMDGDVGLIATTPGVGKKTAQRIIIDLKDSLEALGFHATSSALSASAGSAAAEVREALCAMGFTPSESTAAMRPFSGDTGDSKAWVQDALRRLGGGV, from the coding sequence TTGATAGCCTTTCTTGTAGGGCGGATTATTGAGAAGTCCTCGGTGCATGTGGTGTTGGACGTTGGCGGGGTCGGGTATCGATTGATGATGCCGACTACGTCTATTGAGGCTATGTCGCCGCTCGACCACGAGGCGCGTCTTCACACATACCTTCACTTGCGGGCCGAAGAGATCAGTCTTTTTGGTTTTGTTAGCGCTCAGGAAAAGATGTTGTTTGAGAAGCTCATAGGGGTAAGTGGCGTTGGGCCCAAGGTTGCCCTGTCGGTGCTGTCGTCGTTTAGCTTCGACATGTTGGTCGGAGCCATTATGGACGGTGATGTAGGGCTTATTGCCACAACACCTGGTGTCGGCAAGAAGACCGCTCAGCGAATCATCATCGACCTGAAGGATTCGCTTGAAGCCCTGGGCTTTCATGCCACCTCCTCCGCGCTATCGGCAAGCGCGGGCAGTGCGGCCGCCGAGGTTCGCGAGGCGCTTTGCGCGATGGGCTTTACGCCCTCCGAGTCCACAGCGGCCATGAGGCCGTTTTCGGGGGATACCGGCGACTCTAAGGCTTGGGTGCAAGACGCCCTACGAAGATTGGGTGGGGGAGTTTAG
- the ruvB gene encoding Holliday junction branch migration DNA helicase RuvB, with translation MGTVWEASDADQPSSDNPERLVSAVLTSDDVEAEVDLRPKTLGECMGQARVKDNLGVLIEAAMVRDDPLDHLLLSGPPGLGKTTLASVIANELGVRLRATSGPAIQRAGDLAAILTNLEERDVLFIDEIHRLSRPVEEVLYLAMEDFVIDIVIGKGPAARSLRLDVPRFTLIGATTRAGLLTTPLRDRFGAAFRLNYYSAEELESIIRRSAEILGISIDSGGTAEIARRSRGTPRLANRLLKRVRDYAQVRRDGVANEDVAAEALAFFEVDHLGLDRMDVTILETLIHRFDGRPVGLNTLSAAIGEEADTVEDVYEPFLIQLGFLMRTQRGRQATSRAYEHLGVSPPEKSGQPELF, from the coding sequence ATGGGCACCGTCTGGGAAGCCAGTGATGCGGATCAACCGTCTTCGGACAACCCGGAGAGGTTGGTCTCGGCAGTTCTGACAAGCGATGATGTCGAGGCCGAAGTCGACCTGAGACCTAAAACCCTCGGGGAGTGCATGGGTCAAGCTCGGGTCAAAGATAACCTCGGCGTGTTGATAGAAGCAGCGATGGTCCGTGACGACCCGCTCGATCACCTTCTGCTCTCTGGACCTCCGGGACTCGGGAAGACTACGCTTGCCTCGGTAATCGCCAATGAGCTTGGCGTCAGACTTCGAGCGACCAGTGGCCCTGCCATCCAGAGGGCAGGCGATCTGGCTGCGATACTTACGAACCTTGAGGAAAGAGACGTTCTCTTCATCGATGAGATACATCGCCTGAGTCGGCCGGTCGAAGAGGTCCTCTACCTGGCGATGGAAGACTTCGTGATCGATATCGTGATCGGGAAGGGCCCTGCTGCAAGGAGTCTGAGGCTCGACGTACCGCGATTCACCCTTATTGGCGCGACAACCCGCGCTGGTCTGTTGACAACCCCCCTGCGCGACCGTTTTGGCGCGGCGTTTCGCCTGAACTACTACTCCGCCGAGGAGCTCGAGTCGATAATCCGGCGGTCAGCGGAGATACTCGGCATCTCGATAGATAGCGGAGGTACTGCCGAGATCGCGAGACGTTCGCGTGGAACTCCTCGGCTGGCCAATCGACTGCTCAAGAGGGTTCGGGATTACGCGCAGGTAAGACGTGATGGAGTTGCGAATGAGGACGTGGCAGCCGAGGCGTTGGCGTTTTTTGAGGTGGATCACCTCGGGCTTGATCGCATGGACGTTACGATCCTTGAGACCTTGATTCATCGTTTTGACGGCCGTCCGGTGGGGCTAAATACGCTTTCTGCTGCCATTGGCGAGGAGGCGGACACGGTGGAAGATGTTTACGAGCCGTTCCTGATTCAGCTCGGCTTTCTCATGCGAACGCAGAGAGGTAGGCAGGCTACCTCTCGAGCGTATGAGCATCTCGGAGTTAGCCCGCCCGAGAAGAGCGGACAGCCCGAGCTGTTTTAG
- a CDS encoding class II SORL domain-containing protein, whose amino-acid sequence MNDAPILSPMNQIADIDSASDFEKKHTPFVSVQAEGDLVKISVSVGHYVPHPNQPDHFIQWIEVQADGNTIARFDLSPVATEPQVSVSARLSAGTSIRAIEYCNLHGLWAADLTI is encoded by the coding sequence ATGAACGACGCACCTATCCTGTCACCAATGAATCAAATCGCCGACATTGACTCCGCCAGTGACTTTGAAAAGAAGCACACACCATTTGTTTCAGTACAGGCCGAGGGTGATCTGGTAAAGATATCGGTAAGTGTGGGCCACTATGTTCCACACCCAAACCAGCCAGACCACTTCATCCAGTGGATCGAGGTTCAGGCCGACGGCAACACTATAGCCAGGTTCGACCTCTCTCCGGTTGCCACCGAGCCGCAGGTATCTGTTTCCGCGCGACTGAGTGCCGGCACTTCAATTCGCGCAATCGAGTACTGTAATCTCCATGGGCTGTGGGCCGCAGATTTAACCATTTAA
- a CDS encoding isochorismatase family protein: MSAPQETLIDRSDMVLVLIDFQERLVAAVPESESALDAASRLLRGAVLVGAPVLVTRQYPRGLGPTEPRLEELLIDLADDGARVTGVDKTDFCCMSEATFVEALESTGRRQVVMAGLETHICVTQTALAMAGRGYQVQVVADACSSRDSQAHKIALDRLRATNVIVTHSESVLYEAVGKADTNEFKSLLAIIKG; this comes from the coding sequence ATGTCTGCTCCGCAAGAGACACTGATCGATCGCTCGGATATGGTGCTGGTTCTTATCGACTTCCAGGAACGCCTTGTCGCCGCTGTGCCAGAAAGCGAATCGGCTCTTGACGCAGCCTCGCGCTTGCTCAGAGGCGCTGTTTTGGTCGGTGCGCCAGTGCTGGTAACAAGGCAGTACCCGCGAGGGCTTGGACCGACAGAGCCTCGCCTTGAGGAGCTGTTGATCGATCTTGCCGATGATGGCGCACGCGTGACAGGAGTCGACAAGACAGACTTTTGCTGTATGTCGGAGGCGACTTTCGTTGAGGCACTGGAGAGCACTGGACGTCGCCAGGTGGTGATGGCAGGTCTCGAGACCCACATATGCGTCACGCAAACCGCGCTCGCGATGGCTGGCCGCGGCTATCAGGTTCAGGTAGTCGCAGACGCTTGTTCTTCAAGAGACAGCCAGGCGCACAAGATTGCGCTGGACCGGCTTCGCGCGACTAATGTAATCGTGACACACTCGGAATCCGTTCTTTATGAGGCCGTCGGCAAGGCCGACACCAACGAATTCAAGTCATTACTCGCCATCATCAAGGGTTAA
- the folD gene encoding bifunctional methylenetetrahydrofolate dehydrogenase/methenyltetrahydrofolate cyclohydrolase FolD, whose amino-acid sequence MPIVIDGNQIAAELRERVAADVSTLASISLTPGLAVILVGDDPASHSYVTMKERDCDQVGIRSYDLRRPAGISQHELEAIIDECNQNPDIHGILLQMPLPPHLDSEAAIARIDPAKDVDGFHPFNLGQLLRGGRTYRPCTPSGVMHMLDYHGIALEGKHAVVVGRSTIVGKPMAMMLLERNSTVTVCHSRTVDLPSVCRSADILVAAVGRANMITAEFVKPGAVVIDVGINRVESGMVGDVDYDSVAQIASAITPVPGGVGPMTRAMLLVNTVEAASATIPPTGP is encoded by the coding sequence ATGCCGATTGTTATCGATGGTAATCAAATAGCCGCAGAGCTTCGAGAGCGCGTGGCCGCGGATGTAAGTACCTTGGCTTCCATATCTTTGACACCGGGGCTTGCGGTTATTCTGGTGGGAGATGATCCGGCTTCGCACTCGTACGTAACCATGAAGGAGCGGGATTGCGATCAGGTAGGCATCAGAAGCTACGACCTGCGACGCCCAGCCGGGATTTCCCAGCACGAGCTTGAAGCGATTATCGATGAGTGTAATCAGAACCCCGATATTCACGGCATCTTGTTGCAGATGCCTTTGCCACCCCACCTTGACTCCGAGGCGGCGATAGCGCGAATCGATCCGGCCAAAGACGTTGACGGCTTCCATCCATTCAACCTGGGTCAGCTTCTCCGAGGAGGGCGCACTTATCGCCCTTGTACGCCAAGCGGCGTGATGCATATGCTCGATTACCACGGCATAGCGCTGGAGGGCAAGCACGCCGTTGTCGTTGGGCGCTCCACAATCGTTGGCAAACCAATGGCGATGATGCTACTGGAGCGAAATTCCACTGTCACAGTGTGTCATTCGCGCACAGTCGATCTTCCTTCGGTTTGCAGGTCAGCAGATATCCTCGTCGCTGCCGTCGGCCGTGCCAATATGATTACCGCCGAGTTCGTCAAGCCTGGTGCGGTGGTGATAGATGTCGGTATCAACCGCGTCGAGTCAGGGATGGTCGGAGATGTCGACTATGATTCGGTAGCGCAAATCGCATCGGCCATAACTCCGGTTCCGGGAGGAGTCGGTCCGATGACAAGGGCGATGTTACTTGTAAATACCGTAGAAGCCGCAAGCGCAACTATCCCTCCGACAGGTCCTTGA
- a CDS encoding TMEM165/GDT1 family protein: MFEVFLVTVAFVALAELGDKTQLLTMVLAAKASRISVILGVVGAILALQTLAVALGATVGSLIPGNIAGLISGVLFLGFGAWTLLASGNHDDHGADKQLAKVTKWGPVVGIALIFFLAELGDKTQLMTISIAANPAAAIDAMAAFGLRATPTAQTGGLVTLSVWLGSTAGMLLVNGLALLAGTLLRERLSAKVISVVSGVAFIGFGVAVLVTTLVV, from the coding sequence GTGTTCGAGGTCTTTCTCGTGACAGTGGCGTTTGTGGCGTTAGCCGAGCTCGGCGATAAAACTCAACTGCTGACGATGGTTCTGGCGGCGAAGGCAAGTCGAATATCCGTGATCCTTGGTGTTGTCGGCGCCATCCTGGCCTTGCAGACACTCGCTGTAGCCCTTGGCGCCACTGTCGGCTCTCTAATACCCGGAAATATTGCCGGTCTGATATCAGGCGTGCTGTTCCTGGGGTTCGGCGCATGGACTTTGCTGGCAAGCGGAAATCATGATGACCACGGAGCGGATAAGCAACTCGCGAAGGTGACAAAGTGGGGACCAGTCGTTGGAATTGCGCTAATATTTTTTCTGGCCGAGCTTGGCGATAAAACTCAACTGATGACTATCTCGATTGCCGCCAATCCAGCTGCGGCTATTGATGCTATGGCCGCTTTCGGATTGCGAGCTACTCCGACAGCTCAAACCGGCGGACTCGTTACGCTATCGGTCTGGCTTGGCTCAACAGCGGGAATGCTACTCGTAAACGGCCTCGCGCTTTTGGCCGGGACACTGCTACGCGAAAGGCTGTCTGCGAAAGTAATATCCGTTGTTTCAGGAGTGGCGTTCATCGGGTTTGGGGTTGCGGTGTTAGTTACGACACTTGTAGTGTGA
- a CDS encoding epoxyqueuosine reductase QueH: MKLLLHACCAPCLLVPYDAFSNAHEVEVFFFNPNISPAEEHNRRRSALFEYANARDIIVHKEAYDPQMWLASVVPGARDREARCADCYQLRMMATARFAQSCGFDGIASTLTVSPYQQQDMIRLAGRRAAEQSGLVYLDADFRQSFPDAVSRSRELGIYRQNYCGCLPGMKEAEEIRAHKRETRRR; encoded by the coding sequence ATGAAGCTGCTGCTACATGCTTGCTGCGCACCGTGCTTGTTAGTACCCTATGATGCCTTTTCGAACGCGCACGAGGTCGAGGTGTTCTTCTTCAACCCGAACATCTCTCCCGCCGAGGAGCACAATCGGCGGCGGAGTGCTCTGTTCGAATATGCGAATGCACGGGATATTATTGTGCATAAGGAGGCGTACGACCCTCAGATGTGGCTGGCTTCCGTGGTTCCGGGCGCTCGCGACCGCGAAGCCAGATGCGCCGATTGCTATCAGCTGCGGATGATGGCCACAGCGAGATTCGCTCAATCCTGTGGCTTTGACGGCATTGCATCCACACTGACGGTAAGTCCGTACCAGCAGCAGGATATGATCCGGTTGGCCGGTAGACGGGCAGCCGAGCAATCAGGGCTGGTCTACCTGGACGCTGATTTCAGGCAGTCGTTTCCCGATGCAGTCAGTAGATCACGTGAGCTTGGGATCTACCGCCAGAACTACTGCGGGTGCCTTCCAGGCATGAAAGAAGCGGAAGAAATCCGTGCCCACAAGCGTGAGACACGCCGCCGCTAG
- a CDS encoding DUF4352 domain-containing protein: MFKRAIFALLVAGLMLGTVGCEAEVSPSGANGIDEPAAEVEAEKTEFALGEPINVDDAVMAVVSGKQFNPTNEFEEPSDGKVFYIVNIKIENGGTVPLDFNEFNYKIEDANGVQTGTAFVTDVPNPMNSGSLAPGGNLDANLVFEVPKDMKGLTLIMEPNFFSTQQVRIILSE; encoded by the coding sequence ATGTTCAAGCGTGCCATCTTTGCGTTGCTCGTCGCTGGCCTGATGCTTGGCACCGTCGGTTGCGAGGCCGAGGTTTCACCAAGCGGCGCAAACGGCATTGACGAGCCCGCCGCCGAGGTCGAGGCCGAGAAGACGGAATTCGCACTTGGCGAGCCAATCAACGTCGACGATGCCGTTATGGCCGTCGTTTCCGGCAAACAGTTCAACCCGACGAACGAGTTCGAGGAGCCGAGCGACGGCAAGGTCTTCTACATCGTCAATATCAAAATTGAAAACGGCGGAACCGTGCCGCTGGACTTCAACGAATTTAACTACAAGATTGAGGATGCCAACGGCGTACAGACGGGCACGGCGTTCGTCACGGACGTACCCAACCCTATGAACAGCGGCTCCCTTGCCCCCGGCGGCAATTTGGATGCTAACCTCGTCTTTGAGGTTCCAAAAGACATGAAGGGCCTGACGCTCATCATGGAGCCCAACTTCTTCTCCACCCAGCAGGTGAGGATAATCCTGTCCGAATAA
- a CDS encoding PHP domain-containing protein: MSEKWGKADLHIHSNHSDGLAKIPEIMEYVQHQTDLDIIAITDHNTIEGALFAKSLEEMYDFEVIVGEEISSASGHIIGLYLQEHIPAGLSVIETIAQINDQGGIAIIPHPFSQRGIFGPLGKTTFAEAVNEFAFQALEVYNSIPHIGWANRIAAKVFTGGQGIAATGGSDAHVLQGIGTGYTVFRGTTAEELKASIDALETRAESGRVGLGVALQYARSIRKIRRQQAWNWERCGAD, encoded by the coding sequence GTGTCAGAAAAGTGGGGTAAGGCGGATCTTCATATCCACTCCAACCATAGTGACGGGCTGGCTAAGATACCCGAGATTATGGAGTACGTTCAACACCAGACCGACCTTGATATCATTGCCATCACCGACCACAACACCATCGAAGGCGCGCTGTTTGCGAAGTCTCTCGAAGAGATGTACGACTTTGAAGTAATCGTAGGCGAGGAGATATCCTCGGCGTCAGGGCATATTATCGGATTGTACTTACAAGAGCATATCCCTGCCGGATTGAGCGTGATTGAGACGATCGCCCAGATCAACGATCAAGGCGGCATCGCGATAATTCCGCATCCTTTTTCCCAGCGTGGGATATTCGGGCCGCTCGGAAAAACGACGTTTGCTGAGGCCGTGAACGAGTTCGCGTTTCAGGCGCTTGAAGTCTATAACTCGATTCCGCACATTGGCTGGGCGAATCGTATTGCGGCCAAAGTCTTCACGGGGGGGCAGGGGATAGCTGCTACCGGCGGATCTGACGCGCACGTGCTTCAAGGCATAGGAACCGGCTACACTGTTTTCCGCGGCACTACTGCCGAGGAGCTTAAAGCCAGCATCGACGCCCTGGAGACTCGCGCCGAGTCCGGAAGAGTCGGTCTTGGCGTCGCCCTTCAATATGCTCGCAGCATTCGGAAGATTCGGCGCCAACAGGCCTGGAACTGGGAGAGATGCGGCGCAGACTAA
- a CDS encoding metal-sensitive transcriptional regulator has translation MSEHTSQVSNDSLDKKRILNRLKRLEGQIRGLQTMIEGDKECEDVLTQIMAVKSALNQVGLHIIGHSMKRCLVQNVDEDPEAMIDEAIALFIRYSACVK, from the coding sequence ATGTCTGAACATACATCCCAGGTCAGCAACGACTCCCTGGACAAGAAGCGTATTCTCAACAGGCTAAAGCGCCTTGAAGGACAGATCCGGGGCTTGCAGACGATGATAGAGGGCGACAAAGAGTGCGAAGACGTGCTAACGCAGATAATGGCTGTCAAATCCGCACTGAATCAGGTTGGATTACATATCATCGGGCACTCGATGAAGCGCTGTCTAGTGCAAAATGTCGACGAGGACCCTGAAGCAATGATAGATGAGGCGATAGCGCTGTTCATCAGGTATTCCGCCTGCGTCAAGTAG
- a CDS encoding cation transporter: MGYRREIGALSGQARMPRIRRVLLVILLLNLMVAGAKLIWGYLSGSIAMQADGFHSLFDGTSNVIGLIGIYLASRPADRDHPYGHGKYETYASVVIGAVLALAAWHIWSSAITKIMTGAEPATVGPISFAVMFVTLAINVAVTVYERRVGRELKSDLLMADASHTASDVMVSVGVIFGLIATALGFPLADPLIGILVGLVIARTALAIVGQAAETLSDAARIPPGEIQAAARSVAGVLGTHHIRTRGLSSEVYVDLHVQVDENLTVAEGHAIAEAVERAICHRFPQVVDVISHLEPMDRYQSEKSALESDVYDS; the protein is encoded by the coding sequence ATGGGGTATCGCCGAGAGATAGGCGCTTTGTCCGGCCAGGCGCGCATGCCGCGAATTCGGCGTGTACTTCTGGTGATATTGCTGCTAAACCTCATGGTTGCAGGGGCCAAATTGATCTGGGGATATCTCTCTGGCAGTATCGCCATGCAGGCTGATGGATTTCATTCCCTTTTCGATGGAACCTCCAACGTGATCGGATTGATCGGCATCTATCTGGCCTCGCGCCCCGCGGACAGGGATCACCCTTATGGCCATGGAAAGTACGAGACCTACGCCTCCGTAGTCATTGGCGCGGTGCTCGCGCTTGCCGCATGGCACATATGGAGCTCGGCGATAACTAAGATCATGACAGGCGCTGAGCCGGCAACGGTTGGCCCGATCTCGTTCGCCGTGATGTTCGTGACGCTTGCGATTAACGTCGCGGTTACGGTCTATGAGCGACGCGTAGGACGCGAGCTGAAAAGTGACCTACTAATGGCCGATGCAAGCCACACGGCGAGTGACGTAATGGTCAGTGTGGGAGTTATCTTCGGGCTGATCGCAACTGCTCTTGGGTTTCCTTTGGCTGACCCCTTGATCGGCATCCTGGTTGGCCTGGTGATCGCCCGCACGGCCCTTGCGATCGTTGGCCAGGCGGCTGAAACGCTCTCAGATGCAGCCAGAATACCCCCCGGGGAGATTCAGGCAGCCGCAAGGAGTGTTGCAGGCGTTCTTGGAACGCATCACATTCGTACAAGAGGTCTGTCCTCGGAAGTTTACGTTGATCTTCATGTACAGGTTGACGAGAACCTGACAGTCGCTGAAGGACACGCCATCGCCGAGGCTGTCGAGCGGGCAATATGTCATCGATTTCCGCAGGTTGTGGATGTTATTTCGCATTTGGAGCCAATGGATAGGTATCAGAGCGAAAAATCTGCACTGGAAAGCGATGTCTATGACTCCTAA